A segment of the Phoenix dactylifera cultivar Barhee BC4 chromosome 15, palm_55x_up_171113_PBpolish2nd_filt_p, whole genome shotgun sequence genome:
ATGTCTCACATTCTGCGGGGAGCCCAAAACGACGCCTGCTTAGCACTGTTCTCGTCGGAAGGCGATCCCAAATCACCTTCCATAAGAATAGGGCTGCCCTCGGGTGAAACCCGGACCTCCAGATCCATGTGCAATCCGGCCCCGACTCATGCTCCTGCTGGATAACACAAGAGAGATCACCCAATCTAACACTGGCCCGACACGAGGTACCCCACACTCTGACATCTGGCCCCGCACAATCTGGTACCGGAATAGAATAGATCCTCTCCGCTAGGTGTGTCCCGAATAGCTGTCGAAGGCTGGCCCCATCCCACTCTGCCCCTCTTGGTGCTAGGAGGTCGCACACCCATAGCTCCTCCACTGCCTCTATATCAACCATGGTCGGCCAGCACCTCAAAGGAAGAGCGTCCACCCATAGATCACTGGTCACATCAATGCTCTGCCCATCGCCGATCAGCCACCTGGTATTCGCCGACGCTGTCGGCAGGTACCTCTCGATCTCGCGCCATATGAAGGAGACTCGATGACTCCTCCGTGGCACCTCTGAACCCCCTCGACCGTATCTGGccgccatcacctgactccagaATCTGTGTGGCTCTAACATGAACCCGTATCTTGCGTTGTTTCTTTCGGAGCGCGTTTTCCGTCCTCCTCCTTCACAAGGACGGTTACGTGTCGGATTTCTGAGGCCCAGTGGCAGGGTTTCGGCGCTCGGCCGCGGACGCAGCAAGGGTTTCTAATTAAGGATGTCACCCGAATATTTTATCCACCCTCCAAACTGAGCAAGAcgattttaataaaattaaataaaaatagttttgatgataaatttaaaaattaaaagtcgttcagttttaattttaattattattttgatgatttttttatttgaaactgAATCTAAAATCTAATTTGAAATCAAACTTACTAATATCTAGTTTTCttaatatctttttatttagtataaatCTAAATTACTAACTTcttgtattattatttttagatatATTTTCTAAATGAGTTAGTAtgaaatatattatgaaaattatgaatagcatatttaatttaattatttatatataaaatttttgaaatgaataaaaaaaataaaaggttttTGGTTTTTAAATTTCAGTTTTGCATTTTTTTGGGTTGGCAGTTATGGTTTTttagttttaaaaattatttaatattagtTTCGGAAGGCAGGCTGTAGATTTTGGTTTCTGTTTTCACTAATGATACTTAATCCGCCTCATTAATATtccaatttctaatgtttataAGAACAATTGTCGCAAATTTTATGGTGATAGTGCTAATCCATCTACCATAATGATTAATTGAATGGGGATGAAGTGAGTTCTCGCCGCATTCCAAATCCACCATTTGGGTTGATATGGGATATGGCCTCATATTCCATAAAATACATCCCTAATAAGCATGCAAAACCTATTGGATGAAAACAACTTTCACAATATAAATTACTATTCTAACATGAGATAGATAACTCTAATATTATAAATAACAAGAATGACCCAAATATAATTTACGGTCGTCCGCTAGTATTAGAAATGTTCTATATCTTTTTTACCTCTCATTAGTAAATCTCAAATTCCAATGCTAAGCATCCTAtggctcttaaaaaaaaaaaaaagagcatgaaCTAATAGCTCAATAAGAATACCCACATATAATAGTAGcaacaataacaataacaacACCAACAATACAAACAATAGTAGTAGTAGCAGCAGTAGTAGAactagaaaaaataataaaaaaaagcttTTCTAGATATTGAAATGAATGCCCGATCAAATTCAAGTATTTTGTATCAACTTgatactttttctttgtgccttTTAAGGATTGTGCATttgcatttttttctttcttcattgtCAACTAAAATGTTTAATGTATTTCTAGGATATGCTATcaacaaataattaaataaattgttATAATTCTACTTTGTCTCGCTTTCACTTTGTATTTCTCAACCTTCTAATTGAGAACTAAGGAAGAACTTACCAATAATAACAAGGGAGCAATGGCAATGAGATAAAAGCAGTTCATGGGATGAAATGTGATCAGCTTATGATGTAGTTTCTTTTGCAATTATCCACTCATTTGGATTTACTATTTATTGTTTATTATTAATAACTATccaattatttatatattttaaagaagaagcagaagaacatCCATGATTGTTGAATTTAGGGGTGGCAATTGGTTGAGTTGGGTTGGATAGAGTACAGGTCAAAgctaaattttattattaagatTTAGAATTTTTGAGCTAGACCTTTCTCAATTTGCTGGTGGATCGGAGGGGTAGAGAAActgggaggaagaaagagatgagAAGACGTGGGCATGCGTTTTTTGACTTGATGCACACCAGAAGATTAATTGAATTGAGTAAGTCCTTACAAGATTAAACCAATAACTTGAAGGAAGGTTATTTACACTATATCATTTTCATTTTTGATAGATTCTTTTTGAACCAAACATTTGTTGATCTTAATAAATTAGCATATGGTAATAATTAATGAATAATAAAGAATTATGTTTTCTCCAGATCCCACTAACGAATATACACTCGCTGATGCGTTTGCAACAGAAGCACTGTACactagttaaaaaaatatgctCGAAGTAATTGTGTAACTTTTAAAGCTACCATcaattttaccttatcttaaTTATTCTATAAACCTTAGGGTAAACATATCATTAAAGAATTTTTTAGGTGTGCTTGAATTATATAGGATTTATCACAAATTAGTCGCTTTGAACTcaagtgagaaaaaaaaatcaaggatTATGAAAGAAAATTCTTTGGAAAAGAAGCTTATTAATTGCAACTTCAATATGCTTTTCCCCCCTTTTTGCAATAACCACCAGACAGAAATGACCTCAACCCTTGTTGTGTTGGATCAATCGAAAAAACACTAGTTTCAAAATTTATACTTGCagttttataagaaaaatatGCACAAGTTTGATACTTCCtgcataaattttgaataaactTGCACATTTTTCAATTGCTAGACCAATAGCATGGGTGGGCAGAACATTTCTATCATATGGTGAAAAATACATCACATTcccgcaaaaagaaaaaagaaaaaacaaaagaatacTTATCAAAGTTGCAGATAGTAAATGCCagtctctttttttaaaatcaaaatcccCTATAATTAATGCAGCGGCCCCACAACAATACCCCTGTTGAATAGCATTAGAGCAAAATTATGCTAATTAGGGCTTTTAATGTAAAACAGGCATGAAAAATTTTACAATGCCTCCCTTTGCCAACAGCAGGGCATGGAAAAAATTTTACATTATACACCCTGTTTTACATAGCAGGGAGAGTTCACATTCTGATACACTGGTAATTGTACATCAGCCTAATGCTGTAATATACACTGGCTCAAAGAGTGGAGAACTGTAACTTAAAAGGAGACCGCAAGTTGATATTAAGTTTTCATAATTTGTGCCAATCATGGATTTCTTTTCCAATTACCAAGCCTGTAAGGCATCCACAGACCACCAATGGAGCCCAAACAAAATCATTGCCGCTTCAGAAAGTCCGGTAGTGCGGTCATGAAATGCAGCACTTGTTCTGGAGCTGGGTTTCAGGAGTCTGACACCAAGAACTTGGCAACTGCCTGATAAAGCTGCGCTTCCTCAAAGGGCTTGGAGACATAACCATCCATACCACATTTCATGCACTCCTCGTATGTTGCTTGGATGACATCGGCTGTCATGGCTAGGATTGGCAGGTGCCATTCAGCCATAGCAAAACCTTCCTCGGCAAGAGTTTCTTCTCCATTCCTGTTCTTTTCATTTGCCTTACCCTCCATCATGCGTATTTGCCGAGTTGCCTCAAACCTGTTAAAAACAGGAAAATGCATTTCTCATGGATTTCATTGTCTGTGCGGCGAAATAGATGGATGTAGATGTCATAAGCAATATTAAGAAATTCTTCCGTTACATAAATTTCTGGGATGCTTCTCTGATTTGCAGGATATTTGCTACTTCTGCAAGATCAAAGTTCCTATTGTTGACATCCATTAGAACTGGTGTTTAAATTGGAATTGTTAATGACATTTAATTGCCAACAACcagattttgaaagaaaaatagaagatgGTGAATTCTAGAGGTAGAAATAGTTGCAGCTAGTGTCGCCTAGAGTGCGTGACAGTTCAGCCACTAAGAAACTTAATATAGAGACAtactttttaaaagaaaaaaaccctATTCCAAGAAAAATCATATTAACAACAAAAAATTCACTTTAGTGCAAGGGTGTGACACTGAGTTAATATAGTTTAACACTTGGGAATTAAAGTAGTGCTAAGATGATGCTTCTACCTAAGCTGGGCACTCAATTTCTTCAATGCCAAGGAGTGTGGTGTTTTGCTGTGTCACTTTTGGCACTCAAAAAGCACCACTCCGCGAGCttgtgttttttgattttattgggtgcattCGTACACGCATGGTATAAAGAACCCGCCaaagcagcaaaaaaaaaaaaaaatcagtttgaAGCGCCAAGTTAACACTACTTATGCTACACCTCTAGAGCTTTCACATGATTGCAGGCAGACCTGGGCCATCTATTGCATGTTGAACCATTTTTGCCATCTGAGTTGATGTCAAAAGGGTGCATAATATGGTGTACTTCCTGCCTATGTTTCTACACATAACTACGATCTGAGGTTGTTGGAAGGTTTTTCCCGAGAAGCATATCCTTTATTATGGAATTCATCAACAGATGATTGATCATCCATATTGTGTCAACTGCCAACAAAGGTTTAGTTGACACTAGTTTCTCTTCGGATCTATTGCAGGTAAAGAATGATTGTTCATATACAAGACATACCCATAGCTAGCTTGATTAATCATCACTATTTCTGCTAGAATGCATCATGCTTTTCAAGCAAGTTACTCTTGTTCCCATATGGACTCTTCGCTATGTGTGGACAATCCAGAGATGGAGGCGCTACCCTAGCTATGTATTCTTAAGGCCATTGAAGATTTGGCCAGTAGCGGTGGAACAAAAATTATGACAACACACAAGGGTCTACAAGAACCAGTTAATATTTTATGATATGAAGGTCAACTATTTTTATGATATGAAGGCCAGTTATAAAGGTCAACTATTTTTATGACATGAAGGCCAATTATAATGGTTATCTGCTTGCATAAGCAGTTAGCTTGAAATTTGACATTAGAGAAAACATTATATAGTATCAAGATCAATAATTTGTTTGTAAcaaggaaatatggaattttAAAGATGCCTACGCTTAAATTTTGGTTTACATTGCTCTTTGTCTGAACTGAAAAGATATGGAAACATAAAGCTCaaagaacatgaaaattaatgggtgtgtgtgtgtgtgtgtgtgtgtgtacatatgTCTGTGCGTGTGTGCTTGCATGCGCGTGCGCACGTTCGTCTGGCTAAATGCTCCATCCACCAATTCTAAAGGAACCATTCAAACAAGACTTTTCCTTTAAAAGACACCAACCTGGTATACTGGCAAAACATTATCAAAATCTCCAGAGGGAAGTATAAAAATTTTCATAACTAGAGAACTTGCAATTTACATGTAAATATAAAAACAGCTGTTTACATACCCATCCATCTCTGGCATTTGAACATCCATGAAGCAGGCATCGTACTTGTGTGGCAGTTGGAGGAGAGAAAGAGCATCTCTGCCACTCTCAGCACACTCCACCTTGGCCCCATACTTTTTCAGGACACCTGCAGCAACTCTGAGATTCACCTTATTATCATCAACAACTAAGATATTCTTTCCATCTAGCAGGCCATTAAGGAAAGCTGATCCTTTGGGCCTATCTCTACTTTGCTGTTTTCCCATTCCTAGCACTTCTTGAAAGCATGCGGCCACTGTGCTTGCTCTCAGAGGCTTCATGATCACAGTGTCAACATTAGATCCAGCCTTCATTTTATCAGATTCAGAAGTCGCAAGAAGGACCACCTTAGGCATTTCAGGAATGCACCCATTCTCTTTCAATTGTAATAGTTGATCCCGTAAGCAAACGTCCACTTTAGTACCCCATGAATCATGCTCAATTAACAAAATGAATGGTTGTTTGCTATACATACTGTAGAAATAACAGAGTACTGTGTTAAGAGACCTAAATAAAACATACTGCAAAAAAATTTGTCAATGGAATGGGAAAACACGAAAGTAGAATGACCTATGAAGTTTTGCAAGCcaacatttttcttttgcataattttttttttttttggggggggggtggggggtgggggggtcaACAGAAGAAAATTACAGACAAAAACCAAATGGTGTGGTCATTCACATGAGCAGAAGACAATTGGTACTGAGAACATATAAAAACAGGATAACAAATTCCATGATGTCTAGGTTGTTATTTTCAAGGGAGAAGATTAGTAAATGTTGTCAAGGAAAATAATGAAAACTAGAATCTCATTATATAAAAAAGAGAGCCACCAAAATGTGTGTTTGCAGAGATGTTATTTACATGTTATTCACCAACATGCTCATGCAAATATGCGTGCGTGCGCACGCGCgcgcacagagagagagagagagagagagagagagagagagagagagagagagcttaccCAGATCTCAAGCAACCATTTTGTCCTTGTATTGCATTAAGTACCTCATTGATGGTGCTAACACATTCAACACTTATGCCCAACCTTTGTAGATGGTATCTTGTTACAGCACCTCTAACTGGTCTTCTATCAACTAAAATTGCTCCCATTCCTCTAAAACAGGTAGGTAGAGCCTCAGAAAGAGTTCTCTTTGTATCACCGCCTACACTCTTACCGCATCTTTGGAATACAGCAGTGAATGTGAATGTGCTTCCAATATGAGGACGGCTTACAAAGTTTATCTGCCCACCCATCAGTTCAACAAGACACTTACTGATGCTCAAGCCAATACCAGTTCCTCCATAATTCCTGGAGGTCGAGCTGTCAGCCTGCATAAAAGGTGTGAAAACCCGATTTTGGGCATGAAATGGGATTCCTATTCCAGTATCCTCTACAGTTACCATGAGAGTTACTTTATCAGCACGGTTGTCATATGGACTCCCATTTTCAGATGAATGAGGCCAGGTTTGCTCATGAGAAAGTGACAGCTTAAAATTTTCCCAACTGTTTCTCCTATCAGCAGCTTCCAAACCACTTAAAGTATCAAATACAGTACTGATGGATGTAAGTTTGGCTTCACCTGAAAGTCCATTCAAGCCTCTTTCGACTTTTGCATCCATGAACATATTTGAATGCTCAGCCAGATGAACATGGACAAAAATGTGGCCACGTTCAGTAAACTGTCACATTGAAAATAAATAACTGATTAGCTGTTGTAAATTACTTTAGATTAGTTAGTTGCTAGAAGTCTAGATCTATCAATGGCCCTCATGATGAGTTGTTATTTGATACCACAGTTCTTAGATCCATAGATCTTGGTATTTCAGGCTGTGAACTTCATAatagagagaggaaagagaaagtAAACAATTATGCCATATACATATGCATTATACTTACTTTGACTGAGTTTCCCACAAGATTTGTGATAATTTGACGAAACCTCCCTGGGTCGCCCatgagaatttcaggaactctGTCAGAAACATATACAGCAAGCTGCAGTTTGCAGAAGCAGCATCAAAACTGGGAAGGTCAGAATGAAATAGAGgagtttatttatattaaaaaactaACCAACATAATGTAAGatattttttatgattacataaataatataaggggattgataacctactctctgttatggtaggttatcaatctacccatttttcattggacaaaaaatacccttactttttataacttttgAGGGTATTTTATGTCATTTTACAATCCCACATTAATCACCCTCTCAACCCTCCAATTAATAttgtctccctccctctctctataatacatatgtatatatgtacctacctacatatatacatatatacacacacacacacacatatatatttatattaattgggGAGTTGAGAGGGTGATTAATGTGGGATTGTAAAATGACATAAAATACCTttaaaagttataaaaagtaagggtattttttgtccGATGAAAAataggtagattgataacctaccataacagagagtaggttatcaatccccatatatatatatataccggagagagagagagagagagtattaattGAGAGGTTAAGAGGGTGAGTTAATGTAGGATTgtaaaaagatataaaatacccttaagagttataaaaagtaagggtattttttgtctATGAAAAAataggtagattgataacctaccataacagagagtaggttatcaatccctgTAATATAATTGGAAAACAATGATTCAAAATGCCCACCCAAGCAACAACAAAAGCAGTATTGTAACAAATTGAAACAGTAGCTACTGTGATCATCACAAGGGGGCATGTATGTGGTATTTGACAGCTAGCATAGAGGGTCAAGCTCACCTCAATTCCCTTCTCTCTTGATTTTgcagaaaacaaagaaatgacATCATCTAGGACCGCTCGCAGGTCAAATGGCACCGACTCAATCTCCAACTTGCCAGCTTCAATTTTTGCGCGGTCAAGCACTTCATTTATCAAAGATATCAATGCCTTTCCACAGACTTGAGCAGTTTGGGCATAATCCTTTTGGGTTAGATTTAGGTTGGTATCTAGAAGCATATCTAGCATCCCTGGCATAAAAGATGATGGTAATCAGCTTTCAATTTGTGAAGGTTTTTATTTCTCAAGCCACTTAAGTAGAATCTAAGTATTAAAAGAAATTAGAGATTACCAAGGACACCATTCATGGGAGTTCTGATCTCATGAGAAACTGTTGCAAGAAACTGCCAATATGGAAACAAAATGATGATCTAGGTCAAATTATACAGTACATTAATTGCAGACAATATATTAAACAAAATATTACACCTGAGATTTAGCAACATCTGCAGCCTCTGCTTGTTTTTTTAGCTCTTCCATTTTTCTACAATCTTCCTTAACATTGTCATAGCGATTCCAAGcagcatataatatatatccTGCTAGCATGCAGATCACAAAAACACCAGAAGGGGTAGTAATGGCTGACAACGGAATGGGAGGCTTCTTACTGTACCTGCCCAAGGAACCAGGCATTAGATCATCCTTGCATCTCAACATATGATCTAGGTAGCAAGCATCAATGACTGCTATTCTTACCTGCACTTCATTTGGTGCCTCCGGAATGGATCTCCAAAATCAAGCATGCTGATGTGTGAAAATGACATGTAACCATCAGGAAATTGGGGCCCATACATGATCAAGGGCTCAGAAGTGTTGGTGACATCATACACATTCACCATAATATCCTGATTTCCAGCGAGCTGCCTCAGCAAGTTTTCCACAAGTGACTCGACATCAAAAGCTCCTCCAAGATACCTAGTTTTGAATGGCTATATCAAGCATGGAACGGTAGAAACAAAGGGAAACAAACCTTTCCAATGAAAGAGAAACTTAAGAAATCTAGAAAATTATTAATGAAGACCAGTTTCTAAGTGCTCATACTTATCACCAGCACTAAGAGGAAATGGGCATCACTCACAATAACCTCAGATCATACTAATCTGCTAAAGGGGTTAATTCTTCCAATTTTGAAATCTCACAGGAGACCTAATCTGCATGTGAAGCAGTAAAGGAAGTGcagtaaaataaaaatttcatcaaaaggTACCTTGACAACTGGCTTCTTTACTGCAAATTAACAGCTAGGATGCATTTTGCTTACGACAATGGTATCATGTTAGCTTTTCCTGATCTACTTAATAACTTTCTAAAAGATTgcatttagtagcttcttaCGTATTGGCATAAAGCAATAATGCCTGAATTGCACTGGAAAGAGAAATAGCGCAGACAGGGTGACCTCATAAAAGGTTACCATTTGCTGCTGGTGGTAGAATCCAGAGTTTGTAAAATCTAACATTCTGGAAATAAATCTTAACAGGCCATCCGACCATCATGGCCAATAAACCAATACATTTCCATACAAAAAATAATGTAATTTTGTGTAAAGTCATTAAATGTAATACGTTAAAATGAATCAGTAggcaaaatcagttttaaaaatgGAAAGAAATTCTGGCCTCTAAATTGGACCAAAAAAAGAATCAAGTTAGGGAAGGGGGGAGAGCCAAGACCCTCTGTGGTACATGATTTGCACTGCCGAGAGTGGAGTGGTACAACCTTGAATGGTCGCCACATCATCCGATCATAGGATGGACAGCTATCAAACAGGGTGCAGTGTATGATGCGGAAAACACACCGTGTATGGACAAAATGCCCATCCTGTTTGATAGCCATCCATCTCCATGATCAGACGACATGGCAGCCATCTAGGGCTGTACCACTCTCTGCAATGCAAATCGTATAGAGGATCAACGCTAGCCAAAGTAATATTTCCACAGCAATCACTTATCAGGGTACATGTCATAGTTTATATTTTCTGTAAATATTAAAGTAGGAgaatattgatatttttttccttcccaACTTTGAGGTAATTAATCAAGATAAGAAGACAAGCGCAGACAATCAAGCGAAAGAAATGGGTTTTGGGGTAATAATGCAAATTGTACTCATATTCTATAAGATTATACTTCTTGGACCTTATTTATCTTTTGTCTGATAAACTTTCCATGCAATGCTATGTCATTGATATCTGAAGACAGGTCCAATCCACATATGAAGAGAAGGTTAAAAGTACGTAATGTGACCCTATAGAAGCAGGATATCTCACCCTGCAGCTGCTTCTATGCGTTCTTCTTCCGTCGCATCAGCAGGAAGACCTGAGCGATATACCGGAAATGTCAAGACCACACCCAGATGATTGGATCCCAGCAGTCTGAATGGGCTTGTAAGAACAGCTTTGCCAGTAGCCCTGGccctcaatatattttctcgATCCTCCTGCAATGTAAGCAGAGTAGAATTTGACACTATCAGAAAGATAGCAACTTGAGAAGTAAGTGAAGAGGAGTCATGGATATCATCAATGAACCTCTCCAGACATCATGTCAAGGGCTTCAATGTAGGAGACGGTCTCCTGAGAATATATCACAGGTGCATACTCATCTTGAACTGGGGATGGCTCCTGTTTCATAGTCTTGATCGTCCAGCCCtgctgattttcaaacaacTCTCTTTCAGAATGAACAACCCGTTGAGCATATGCCACTCCACTGAGCAATGGCCGCTCGAATGCCGTCCTTGCTGTGTAATCTGCAAATGTCTCCTGAAAGAGAACTCTGATCAGGAAAATACCAACCAACCAAAAAATTGGCATATGAAACggaagactttttttttttttaagggcgAGCAAAGAGCACTGAGACTATAAAGTTTGACCAAAGATCTAAGAaattaaataagaaaaataaacctTAATTGgaaaatcaaacaatttgaaTCAGAGCAGTAATTGCAGATGATGTTTTATCTCTATCTTAGCAATCCCAagctggaaaaagaaaaatttcaaacAAGACCAGACAAAGTATCATTACAAGAAAGAAAACAATAATGactcaatctatgaatcaacgTTTAAGATTTACCAAAGAGAAAACCgtaggaaaaaaaatcatgaaaggAAAGAAGTTTCCAAGGAAAGTGATAATCATCGCTACCAGGGCAAGTTGCTAGAGTCCAAGCAAAACAAATCAACAAAAAGAACATGAGAagatgaaaagaagaagaagttcgCAGAGAAATATAAACCAGTCTATCATAGTATAGCTCTATTTCTCCTACCTGATCGAGGGCGGGCGGGTGCTTCtggtagtggaaggtggagacgAGGATGGCGAGGGCATGGACATGGTTGACGCTCACTGCAAACTGGTCCTGCAACATCCTCGCACGCTCCTCGCACATGCTCACCAGCACCTCCTCAGCCTTCCTCATGCTCACCCTCCTGATGTAGCAATGGAGTCCCACCCATATCCCCACCGAGGCTGCCATCCACAGCACCACTATCGCCTTGCGGTtcagccaccacctccggtcCCCTGCCGCCATCTCCACTGAAAAACCCACGACCCGAGCTCTCAACCCTCCTCCCTCGGTCCCTACTCTTCTTCCCCCACTTCGTACCAGGTGAAAATCCCAGCTTTCTTACTCCTTCATGTTTCCCTTTCCACAAGGAGTAAAAAGAGGGCAAGTCCGTGACGTCTTCTCCACTCTCCGCTCCTGCAAGTAGAAATTAACCAGGGAAAAAGTAAGAATGATGAACGAGAGGACCGTATAAATACTAGAAACGAAACAAAATAAGAAAGGATAGCCCACGAATCTCAAAGAGCGGGATCCAGGGGCAAAGACTCCACCTTTATCTTCGTCCGCTATCGCTTCCAAGGCATCACAAAGCCCAAGGGAGTCCGCAGATCCGACAAACGTGGGCAGAGAACAAGAACAGCGAAgcagaagagggggggggggggggggggaggtggCACAGGAATATCTCGATCGATCTCCTTTCTTTTTCGGGGGTGCGATGGAGGAAGGCGCAGAAATTATTCTAGATAACTCCCTTTCCCGACTCGACTGAATCGAATCCGCGGATTTCACAATATACACGGCGATTAAACTATTGCCTTCCTTTCGGATTATCTCCCTATTCTAATTCTTAAATCTCCAACCTCAGGCCCacctctcaatttttttttttaatgactatactctctctctctctctccccctctctccctctctccctctccctgtcTCTCCCCCCGCCTTCGGGTCAACAGAGGGGGAAAACTTGGGTTTTTTATCTACTACTACTTTGGATCGATCAGAGAGCAGAAACGCACCGATCAGAGACCTGAGCTCAAAAACACTTATTCCTCTACtccttttcccttctttttcgtTGGTGCCAGCCTAAAGGCCGAATTTTTTTCCATTCTCCAAGCTCTAAAATCTCTTCTTCATGTTTCTAGCAACCTATTTCTTGGGTTTTTTCTCCCTTCTGCAGCTCGACCTTTTGTGTTCTAAAGAGATACGCGGATCGGAACATATGAAACCGACCTCTAGGGCTGCATGTCCCCAACTACGATTCGATTTGTTAAGGGCTTGGGAGAGAGATCATTCGGATCGGCGTGGAGACAAGT
Coding sequences within it:
- the LOC103705815 gene encoding probable histidine kinase 4 isoform X1, with the translated sequence MAAGDRRWWLNRKAIVVLWMAASVGIWVGLHCYIRRVSMRKAEEVLVSMCEERARMLQDQFAVSVNHVHALAILVSTFHYQKHPPALDQETFADYTARTAFERPLLSGVAYAQRVVHSERELFENQQGWTIKTMKQEPSPVQDEYAPVIYSQETVSYIEALDMMSGEEDRENILRARATGKAVLTSPFRLLGSNHLGVVLTFPVYRSGLPADATEEERIEAAAGYLGGAFDVESLVENLLRQLAGNQDIMVNVYDVTNTSEPLIMYGPQFPDGYMSFSHISMLDFGDPFRRHQMKCRYSKKPPIPLSAITTPSGVFVICMLAGYILYAAWNRYDNVKEDCRKMEELKKQAEAADVAKSQFLATVSHEIRTPMNGVLGMLDMLLDTNLNLTQKDYAQTAQVCGKALISLINEVLDRAKIEAGKLEIESVPFDLRAVLDDVISLFSAKSREKGIELAVYVSDRVPEILMGDPGRFRQIITNLVGNSVKFTERGHIFVHVHLAEHSNMFMDAKVERGLNGLSGEAKLTSISTVFDTLSGLEAADRRNSWENFKLSLSHEQTWPHSSENGSPYDNRADKVTLMVTVEDTGIGIPFHAQNRVFTPFMQADSSTSRNYGGTGIGLSISKCLVELMGGQINFVSRPHIGSTFTFTAVFQRCGKSVGGDTKRTLSEALPTCFRGMGAILVDRRPVRGAVTRYHLQRLGISVECVSTINEVLNAIQGQNGCLRSGMYSKQPFILLIEHDSWGTKVDVCLRDQLLQLKENGCIPEMPKVVLLATSESDKMKAGSNVDTVIMKPLRASTVAACFQEVLGMGKQQSRDRPKGSAFLNGLLDGKNILVVDDNKVNLRVAAGVLKKYGAKVECAESGRDALSLLQLPHKYDACFMDVQMPEMDGFEATRQIRMMEGKANEKNRNGEETLAEEGFAMAEWHLPILAMTADVIQATYEECMKCGMDGYVSKPFEEAQLYQAVAKFLVSDS
- the LOC103705815 gene encoding probable histidine kinase 4 isoform X2, whose translation is MAAGDRRWWLNRKAIVVLWMAASVGIWVGLHCYIRRVSMRKAEEVLVSMCEERARMLQDQFAVSVNHVHALAILVSTFHYQKHPPALDQETFADYTARTAFERPLLSGVAYAQRVVHSERELFENQQGWTIKTMKQEPSPVQDEYAPVIYSQETVSYIEALDMMSGEEDRENILRARATGKAVLTSPFRLLGSNHLGVVLTFPVYRSGLPADATEEERIEAAAGYLGGAFDVESLVENLLRQLAGNQDIMVNVYDVTNTSEPLIMYGPQFPDGYMSFSHISMLDFGDPFRRHQMKCSKKPPIPLSAITTPSGVFVICMLAGYILYAAWNRYDNVKEDCRKMEELKKQAEAADVAKSQFLATVSHEIRTPMNGVLGMLDMLLDTNLNLTQKDYAQTAQVCGKALISLINEVLDRAKIEAGKLEIESVPFDLRAVLDDVISLFSAKSREKGIELAVYVSDRVPEILMGDPGRFRQIITNLVGNSVKFTERGHIFVHVHLAEHSNMFMDAKVERGLNGLSGEAKLTSISTVFDTLSGLEAADRRNSWENFKLSLSHEQTWPHSSENGSPYDNRADKVTLMVTVEDTGIGIPFHAQNRVFTPFMQADSSTSRNYGGTGIGLSISKCLVELMGGQINFVSRPHIGSTFTFTAVFQRCGKSVGGDTKRTLSEALPTCFRGMGAILVDRRPVRGAVTRYHLQRLGISVECVSTINEVLNAIQGQNGCLRSGMYSKQPFILLIEHDSWGTKVDVCLRDQLLQLKENGCIPEMPKVVLLATSESDKMKAGSNVDTVIMKPLRASTVAACFQEVLGMGKQQSRDRPKGSAFLNGLLDGKNILVVDDNKVNLRVAAGVLKKYGAKVECAESGRDALSLLQLPHKYDACFMDVQMPEMDGFEATRQIRMMEGKANEKNRNGEETLAEEGFAMAEWHLPILAMTADVIQATYEECMKCGMDGYVSKPFEEAQLYQAVAKFLVSDS